In Zea mays cultivar B73 chromosome 7, Zm-B73-REFERENCE-NAM-5.0, whole genome shotgun sequence, the following proteins share a genomic window:
- the LOC100194191 gene encoding GDSL esterase/lipase At5g55050-like precursor, with protein MSLLPCLLVLSSLQAPAIVAASAAAGGRPPAMFVFGDSTLDVGNNNYLAGPGVPQANKPYYGIDFPGSVPTGRFSNGYNIADYLAKSMGFASSPPPYLSLAPSTGRLVLTARGSGVSYASGGAGILDSTNAGNNIPLSKQVQYFKSTKAQLVTKLGSRATHLLLSRSVFLFSVGSNDLFVFATAQASAHNNKSAADQQRDVATLYASLISNYSATITELHTMGARKFAIINVGLLGCVPVARLSGGTKTGACLDGLNELASGLDDALAVLLASLASRLPGFTYSLADYYGLSMATFDDPGASGYTDVADACCGGGRFGAEADCLPNATVCSNRDQHAFWDRVHPCQRGAMLTAQNFYDSRPGRYTAPINFKQLASTSL; from the exons ATGTCGTTGCTGCCGTGCCTGCTCGTGCTATCGTCCCTGCAAGCGCCGGCCATCGTCGCTGCTTCTGCAGCTGCAGGTGGCCGACCGCCGGCGATGTTTGTGTTCGGGGACTCCACGCTGGATGTGGGCAACAACAACTACTTGGCGGGGCCGGGCGTGCCCCAGGCCAACAAGCCCTACTACGGTATCGACTTCCCGGGCTCCGTTCCCACTGGACGATTCAGCAATGGCTACAACATCGCTGACTACCTCG CAAAGAGCATGGGGTTCGCGTCTAGTCCTCCGCCATACCTGTCGTTGGCACCTAGCACCGGCCGTCTGGTCCTCACAGCTCGTGGCAGCGGTGTCAGCTATGCTTCCGGAGGAGCTGGGATCCTCGACTCCACT AACGCGGGCAACAACATCCCATTGTCGAAGCAGGTGCAGTACTTCAAGTCCACCAAGGCACAGTTGGTCACGAAGCTGGGCTCCCGTGCGACCCACCTCCTGCTCTCCAGGTCCGTCTTCCTCTTCAGCGTCGGCAGCAACGACCTATTCGTCTTCGCCACCGCGCAGGCGTCTGCGCACAACAACAAGTCAGCTGCCGACCAGCAGCGTGACGTCGCCACGCTCTACGCAAGCCTCATCTCCAACTACTCAGCAACCATCACT GAGCTGCACACCATGGGcgcgaggaagttcgccatcatcAACGTGGGGCTGCTCGGCTGCGTCCCCGTGGCGCGGCTGTCCGGCGGGACGAAGACGGGCGCGTGCTTGGACGGCCTGAACGAGCTCGCGTCGGGCCTGGACGACGCCCTCGCGGTCCTGCTCGCCAGCCTCGCCTCCCGCCTGCCGGGCTTCACCTACTCGCTCGCCGACTACTACGGCCTGTCGATGGCCACCTTCGACGACCCGGGGGCGTCGGGGTACACGGACGTCGCCGACGCGTGCTGCGGGGGCGGGAGGTTCGGCGCCGAGGCGGACTGCCTGCCCAACGCCACGGTGTGCAGCAACCGCGACCAGCACGCGTTCTGGGACAGGGTGCACCCTTGCCAGCGCGGGGCGATGCTCACCGCGCAAAACTTCTACGACAGCCGCCCGGGCCGATACACAGCGCCCATCAACTTCAAGCAGCTGGCTTCCACCAGTTTATGA